The stretch of DNA CGCTGCGATTCCCTGGGATGCAGAATCCCGCTGGGCAGGCGGATATATCTGGAAATATCCAGGTGGCGGAAATCGTGGGGGCTGTGGGCGGGTTAGTCGGGGAAAATGTGTGAAaagtgttttggtttttgtgctGTGCCGAGTGCTCCAAAGAAAACCCGTGAGCAGCGGAAAATTATCGATCGAAAAAGCTGTCATGTGACTGTCAACGAACAGCTGACATTGCGAGAGGAACTCACCACGGTGGAGAGGTGGGGAGAGCAcggctctctctctcgctgccccttctctctctcttgctctcttttgggtaaacaaaataacttgaaaaacttttgtttaaaaattcaaatacttTTCGGTTATTTTCCCGCAAAAGCACGTACTTGGATGATTAATAGATCGGGTTGTGCGAAAACAAGCAAATACACTTAGTTGCCGCGCGAGGACTAATAAATAATGGTATTGCGTGCACCAAGGACCTTGGTGAAAACTGACcagatatattttatatatgatatattgTAGAAACGCGAGGCTAAAACTCAAACACGGCCAATAAGGCGGAAATTCGAATGGCCAAACAGCTGCTGGAATTCCAGCGCGTGCTTATCTGTGtggccgtgtgtgtgtgtgaaggtCTCCTGTgccacccaccaccacccacaatCCACCCCCCGGCAagcacattattattaattaatttgggCGCACACCCACTGCGGCGAGGATATCGTCAAAACTttgtttttcctccttttgCGCCTTTGTTccttttattgttttctgttttcgtcGCTGCAATTTCCTGTATTGGCTTTGGACTACCCCAACTGGTTGGGGATGTGGGTAGGGAATAGGAGAATATATAGCCGAGGATATAGACCCCAGGCCCCCTCCATTAGCGACAGCCGTTGGCCAGTCAGACTGTCTCCATTCGCCTGGCGACGCGATGGCTGCAGCCCTCCGCCCATCCCCGCTTTTCCCTTGGACTCGGGCCAATCCACGTCACCAGCTCAACATGGCAGCATAACAGTCGGTAACTCCTCCTCCAGGTCCTCCCTAgcctatctatctatctatccatACAGTTCACCCTTTTCGCCCCGCAGCAATTTGACTTTCGATGCTAAAAATAAGCATACGTAGTTGTGCACTGAAAACCAAACATAGTCACTTTTCCCGTCTGAACTGCAAGTCATCTTTTGTGACATATGAAACACGCGTTGTTAATTATCATTGGAACATACATATCTACgaacttttccgaaatctgaACTTTCATACGTTATACGTATGCAGATAAATAGATAATATTATTCGAATGTCAATTTCCTATCAATTCACATGATATGATATGTTAAGATATGTATGGTTTTATTGATCTGTTACTTAAATAGTCTGTTGAAACTATATTCATGTTTAGGTCGATTACGTCGCCACTTtcaaaagtaatattttatttttatatatattttttgagacAGTTGAGTTTATTATAAGGCAGTTACTTAAAGTTTAGTACTAAATATTGAAGATAAGTTATTTTTTCACTGAGATACATATGTTTctgtttatataatttataaatagatCCCTTAATGGTAAGCTTGACTGATCAGgtagtaatattttattttttatatatttattgagaCAGTTGAGTTTTTTATAAGGCAGGtactcaaaaatattatttaacagatttgaaattttggcactaaatatttaagagaAGTTATTTTTCCACTGAGATACATATGTTTTTGCTTATATAGATTCTAAATAGATCTCTTAATAATAAGCTTGACCGATCAGTGAGTTATGTCATTCCTAACCATAATTTTCGATACCAAATCCCATTGAACTTTGGGTATATCTTTTCTTAGCGTGTTTCCCTgccacattttccatttccttgtTGTCTGTTGCCAggattgttgctgttgtcacTCCCGCCCCCTCCTAGTTATTGTTGCTTTTGACGCTTCCTGGGCGAGGACAATGCACTGCCTTGACTTTCGATGGGGAGGGAGGAGGAGGGAGGAAACGATCTGGAGCCGGAGGAGCTGTCCTGTTGTCACTCCTTGGGCTCGTGCTTTGTTTTCGTGTCTCTTTTTGTGAAGGCCATCATCGTGGTTATGTAATAACAGTGCCCGCCATAGGCCGAAATTGGGTAAAGTTAGATTTATATCTCGTGGCGTTTGCTGTGtgattactcatacgccccgtggcAGGAGCAAACAGAGGAGTAGCGACGCCAGGAGTCAGCGACACTTACCCAAATTGAGCActcgttttggttttggccatGGCGccttttggcttttggcttttgCCTCTCGCCTTCCGTGCGACTTCGTCATCAACGGACGGAcagggattcggattcgggttCGGATTCGGCTGACGAATCGGATCGCAGATACTTCGGCCCTTCGCTTTTCCGACCTCCATGGCATCTGGTCGCTATGCCAGTCCGCATTTGGCAGCGAACCATCGACACTGAAGCACGACAGCATGTGCCACAACCGGAGAAAGTAGGAAAAACAAACGGAGTAgaggaaaaccccaaaaacggCGGCCGGgggaaaatgccaaaaaaccTGGTGGAAAAGTTCCTGACCATTCTGTTGAGACGCAAGGAGTGCTAGGATCAAGTGTTTGTGTAAGCAACGAGGACTCTGTGTACAAATGTGTATAGCCGAAACATAGACAAACTGGCGTTGGACTGTCTGGCGCCAGAGTTTGGGGTTTGGTCGGTGAAAACTGCACTTTTCAGGGTTCGATCGCGCATAAATAATTTCcaatttcaattaaagtttCATTAGCAGAAACTTTCAAGTGAAGCAATCGATAGGGAAAGTTACATAAGTTGGGAGGGGGGGAAACAATCGATTAGCCAAGGTCACAGACAAATTGACTCCGAGTCCTCCTCACTCACGAACCTTTTCTTCACCACCCCCCAAATAGCCATCAAGATGATGTCCGAATACTGGATTATCTCGGCCCCTGGCGACAAGACCTGCCAGCAGACGTACGACACGATGAACAACCTGACCAGCAAGCAACACAACCTGTGCAATAACTACAAGTTCCATATACCAGACCTCAAGGTGAGTTGATATCATCATAACGCTTAAAAAACTAAGAAATAGGGTCATTTCTACctcatttcatatcaataagattcaaacatatcaacatgatattttatcatatcataaaaaataccaaatttagaattttttgcatatcaaaatgatatgaataacttgatctttaaaaaatatcaataatattaTCAATATCAAATAtccattaccatttttttttctgtgtaagtTTTTTTGGGACCTTTCTCATGAAAGCTACATTTACATCTCCTTATAATCGCTACTTTAACCCACACAGGTTGGAACCCTGGACCAACTGGTCGGCCTCTCCGACGATCTGGGCAAGCTGGACACCTATGTGGAGCAGATCACCCGCAAGGTGGCCAACTACCTGGGCGAGGTGCTGGAGGATCAGCGGGACAAGCTGCACGAGAACCTGATGGCCAACAACAGTAAGTCGTCTGCCTGCCACCACTTAAGTTGTATTAGCCTAGCTTAGTCTAGCTTAGCTTAGTTccgtttagtttagtttagttttagttAACGTGGTTAGGTGATGCCTGTCCCGAGTCACGAATCTATATCGTTTTGGTTCTTTAGTTATTTATAAGCAGTTCTTCTGACCGTAGACACTTTTGAATCGGAATGCTCAGATATAATCGTACCATGTGTATTGCCCACAACATCTATTGTTTACCCACTACTATTCTGTATTGACTAACAACCAGTGAGATTCGAATCGaattccctttttttcccAGCCGCCGAGGGGCTGTTAGAACTCGGTTACCATGGAATGTTTTGATCTATCTATGTTCTCAGTCTGAGAAAAGCTCAACCTAACTAACACGAAACCCGTCTATTTCAATCACGATTTTATATTCGTTAACAGTTTTTGTAATAGTTCAAGATTATGCGAGAAAGAGATTTAAAAACTAATCGATTTTCAGCCGAAACCCTCAGGccttacatttattttgtttcgattttctaggccttttaagtttttcgttCTTCAACATTATTTTCTCTTACTCTCCTggtttgattttcatttttagttTGAACTTTTCTGTTGAGTtatctttttgattttttgttgaacTCATGCGCACAATCATCACCACTGAAAAGAAGGATATTACGTAGGTCTGAAAAGATATAGTGCCATCCAACAACAATGGAATTAAAGTTTGcggccaaaaaaaagtataaaaaagagttgaaatgaaatgaaaacgaaaaaaaatgaaattagccGAATGGGAATTTGCgttgtttattttgtgttGCGTTTGTTGTACATTTTAATACGCACCGAGCTCACACGCTATATAAATCTAAAACTATACTATACAAAACTATATGCCAGCTgagacacacacagatacacacacacaccagcgTATTTTTGGCCCCGTCCAAGGGCGCCCAAATCCCCGGTCAATTACTCCGTGCTCTCGGTCGAAGGTCGCCCCCCCTCCGCCccatttcctttaaaaaaagatatatatatataatatcacCATGCCAAACAATAGAAAAAACACTCACACACGCTGAGGGAGTACAGTGAACACTTTGTATATTTTACATGAATTGTTGTACGTTTCTTTTCGGTTTTCGATACGATTAAGTTGGAAAAGTTATTTGTGGTTTTCCGTCATTTGAAAGCtcgttagtttttaaatcatccaccgcaaaaaaaaaagaaaacaaaaaaatagaacgaGAAGATAAAGATACAATGAAGATGGAGGAAAGCTAATGTGTAAAGATATATAGACCCATAAACTGcatatataaatatctatatataaatACTTGACTACGAAACTTATGCGCGAGTGCCGTTCCCTCatacttaatttttaatttttattttgagtttacatgtactattttatttgtataaataaCTATGTAAGTGCGTGCGTGTAAAAGTTGGCCAACTTTTGTactgtacatatatgtatacctaTATAGAATGTTGTAActgttgtgtgtgtgcgtgtgcctgATTGCagagtgtgcgtgtgtatctgtgttGTCTCATTTCCTTTCACCTGCATTGAATCGCTTGGAAAAACGCTTATTTTTGTACCATTTTCCCCCGAAAaacccactcacacacagcTGAAATGCAGAGATGCACTTCAAAGGACCTTTTTCCCGGAatgagagtgtgtgtgtgggtgtgtgggcgacagtgtgtctgtgtgtattTCTGTGCCCTCTTCATATCCATCGCATTTTGCTAATTGGGAAAGATGGGAGATACTTGCAATTAGAGCTAATTGGCAACGTGTGGCAAACAACACAAAGACAACAAGAACGAAACGCTTTTACACTGCAAACAAAATAGTACCAGAGTACCAGTACCAAAAAATGAGAGCACAAAATGAGACGCAAACATCTATCAGCCATGTTGGGATCACCGAGTTCCCCCGATTACATTTTATGTTCCACTGTTGTTCATGGGATGCCATTTAGATTTCGATTCCTTTTCGCACACACAATCCACCAAATCTATAAACCCAACCCGCACACTTGAgtttcaaattatttacatttttctcatatgattttccttatttatttttacgatATTTACAAATCGATAAGTATAATGTTTGGTTTCGCTTTTGGTTTACAATGATGATGATAATAGCGATGATAATCCGGTTTTAGGGCAGTTGATAACGAGATTGAGTAGGCAAGTCGTGAGGTCTAGCCCCTAAATGTATGCTATAtagttttacttttaatttatttcgacCGTCCCGCCCGGAAATCGAGCCGAAATCGAAAGGGAGGGGAGATCCTAGCTAAGACTAAGTCTGCAACCGAATCTAAATGCCTTGTGTTGTATTGTCTGTACCGGTAATTGATTGAATCGCCACCAcaccaacaaataaaaaaaaccgaaactgaaaccATCCGAATGAATCCTGAATCGAACCCCGAACGAATCTCTCGCGCGGATGCAGGTCCTGGGCCACCCGACGACAGCATGCCGTGTCGCCACCACCAGCGCATCAAGCATCTCAGCCTGCGACACCAGCGAAAACACCAGCACACGCACCACCAAAACAAACCCCAACACTACcatcaccaccaccatcaccaccaGCTGCCGCAGGATCTCAAGGGTAAATCCGCAGTCAGCTCTTCTCCCGCCTGTTCTCCTCCTGCGCCACCCAATCTTCCTGCAACCGCAACCGCACCCGCTGCCTGTGCCTGTGCTAGCGATGCCCCAGCCTCCGGCGGCAGCCTGACTAACCTATCGACGGAGCCGGAGCCGGAATTCGATGCCGATGCCTGTCCGTGCGACGAGTGCTTCGCCTGTGCCCCGCCGAGCACCAGTGCCACGGCCAGCACGCTCCTGGCGGATGAGTGCTACTCGCAGACCGCCTCCTCCATGCTGAGTGCCACCCGGTGTGCGTTGTCTACGGTGGCGGCCATTGCCACTGGGAGCGGATTGGGCAGCGGACCGAGCACGAGTGCAGCGGCCGCTGCAgctgcctcctcctcctcgggagGCATTGGTGGCAATCCCGCCTCCTGCTCGACGCTCTGCTCCTCGGCATACTTCTCCACGTCGGCGCCCACGACCAGCAGCTCGGTGCACAGCAGCATGTCCCGCTCTAACAGCAAGCGGCTGAATAACAACACTTGCAGCATCAACAATAACAAGCTCAGCTTTCGCAGCGGCAGTCATGTGAGCCAGCTGCATTTGGCCACGCATCCGCATTCGCATGCAAATCCTCTCCAGTCGCCCACGCAAAAGTCCCTGTCCGTGGAGGACGAACTCGAGGGCGAGGCGGCCGGAAATGCCCCCGAAGATGGGGAGACGGACGAGGCGGATCCCAAGAGTCCGCACAGTGTGCAGTCCGATCTGTCGGACACCTTCGACTGGTGGTTCAATAAGCCCAAGCGTAACTCTAAGAAGAGCAGGTATCTTATCATCGCATTACCTACTTTGTAGAACGTTGCCAAATCGCCAGCACcccagacaaaaaaaaataaaccaaaaacaaaaaacagaataaaaaataaagtcaGTCACCCGCTGTCATCCCGCTAAAGCTAAAGCCAAAAGAACACCAACCACCTACCCAAACAATCCAAAAACACTCTGTAAAAACACAAGATACAACACTACACTGAAACAATGGCGCACCCGCTTTTTGCCTGCCCtcatccaaaacaaaaaagaaaccacACAAATGAAACCCAAGCCCAGAAAATCCATAAATGTTTGAGTTGATTAAGAACCGAGAACCGAGTCAAATGCAATAAtaatgtatttcttttttaaatcacttCCCATTTCGACCATCGCACATTGCCCACTCACCAAATCACCAAAATCGCCTCTGACAGtgcacaacaacagcaacacgaGACAGCAACACCACTGACAACAccacagcaacaccaacagacACAACAAAacaccaacagcaacaccaacaacaaccacaattACAACCTATCCAAAGCAATGACATTTTGGCATCAAGCATCGACCACACCGCGCTCTAGTTATCGCTCTTTCTTCAATTCTCTTGCCGATCAAATTTATAGCAAACGTTCTACACCGagtcaattaaatataaacaatggatttaatTTAACACCAACACATAGATCGTCTCCAGTGAGTAGTTGTTGTGGCAGTAGTAGCCAGGGGCGATCCAGTCCGGACACGGATCCCGCCGAGCCGCCCGAGTTTCCGCTGAGTCCAGGTTAGCATGGGTTAATTGGTTGGCTGGTTGTTCTAACctaccgaaaaccgaaaaccgaaaaccaagaTCTCTTGATCAACGTTGACATATACCTACTATAAGTGTACATGTTGATGTTGCCGTTGCTCTCTTGTTTCCTTCAGTTTCACTTTCGTTTCGTTAATCCTCCTTAATTTCTCTCAATTATTGTTTCTTGAGCAACTTGATGTATCcctcaaaccaaaaaaaaaataaagaaaaaatatcacACACACCTTTCTCAACCACTCTCCACTTTCTTTGATCTTTGATCCTTCCACTCGCGGAATTTCTATCTGTTCTATCTTTTTGTTGAAGCAACTACAGTTTTTTGCCCAGTGATCGTACCACTTTTGATTTGCCTTTCTCTCCTTTCTCTGTGGTATATATTTGCAAACGCCTTTTGTTTGCGCTTTCGTTTTGCTTTCTCGCGATTTGACATTGAATATCTGACTATATATGATAAATACACGGATCTGTTGATTATTTGTACCAGTGTAAAAGCGATTATGTTGTTCTTTCAGTGTACGCTC from Drosophila takahashii strain IR98-3 E-12201 chromosome 2R, DtakHiC1v2, whole genome shotgun sequence encodes:
- the Vha44 gene encoding V-type proton ATPase subunit C isoform X2 — protein: MMSEYWIISAPGDKTCQQTYDTMNNLTSKQHNLCNNYKFHIPDLKVGTLDQLVGLSDDLGKLDTYVEQITRKVANYLGEVLEDQRDKLHENLMANNSPGPPDDSMPCRHHQRIKHLSLRHQRKHQHTHHQNKPQHYHHHHHHHQLPQDLKGKSAVSSSPACSPPAPPNLPATATAPAACACASDAPASGGSLTNLSTEPEPEFDADACPCDECFACAPPSTSATASTLLADECYSQTASSMLSATRCALSTVAAIATGSGLGSGPSTSAAAAAAASSSSGGIGGNPASCSTLCSSAYFSTSAPTTSSSVHSSMSRSNSKRLNNNTCSINNNKLSFRSGSHVSQLHLATHPHSHANPLQSPTQKSLSVEDELEGEAAGNAPEDGETDEADPKSPHSVQSDLSDTFDWWFNKPKRNSKKSSAQQQQHETATPLTTPQQHQQTQQNTNSNTNNNHNYNLSKAMTFWHQASTTPRSSYRSFFNSLADQIYSKRSTPSQLNINNGFNLTPTHRSSPVSSCCGSSSQGRSSPDTDPAEPPEFPLSPAELPQYLTRFQWDMAKYPIKQSLRNIADIISKQIGQIDGDLKTKSQAYNNLKGNLQNLEKKKTGSLLTRNLADLVKKEHFILDSEYLTTLLVIVPKVMANEWLTNYEKITDMIVPRSSQLIQEDSDYCLFNVTLFKKVAEEFKLHARERKFIVRDFVYNEEELAAGKNEMTKLMTDKKKQFGPLVRWLKVNFSEAFCALIHVKALRVFVESVLRYGLPVNFQAILIEPNKKSVKRLRDVLNQLYGHLDGASAGGAVSSADNVDIPGLGFGQSEYFPYVFYKVNIDMVEQAKV